A window of the Juglans microcarpa x Juglans regia isolate MS1-56 chromosome 5D, Jm3101_v1.0, whole genome shotgun sequence genome harbors these coding sequences:
- the LOC121264122 gene encoding zinc finger protein JACKDAW — MMSGDSFSLPSAIGAFAQEQTTNPNPKPDPNNPAVKKKRNLPGTPDPDAEVIALSPKTLMATNRFICEICNKGFQRDQNLQLHRRGHNLPWKLKQRTNKELRKKVYICPVKACVHHDPLRALGDLTGIKKHYSRKHGEKKWKCEKCSKKYAVQSDWKAHSKTCGTREYKCDCGTLFSRKDSFITHRAFCDALADESARFTSLSATNLNFRNDSLNEIAVDPQRGLPHGLSVSGVQDGGGMAPFFPGFPPSFNSMAIGSSLGMDHQKPRLSLWLNQANSQFNPNEMLANPHLYASSSNSTGFPEIVQATSANLFGSSSMANFGNFSQFQGTFDKSVPSSANATLSLTAPPQEMKEEGGNKGNLVETLSPLYSDSLNKQSKPASPLSATALLQKAAQMGSTRSNPSLFCSSFGVMSSSSSSTTSFNTLNQNRNELHQVFQNAKQPENFTETGTVPMADGILGRSSNSISLTSPSNSFEHLMMQSSSSGTQNEAVPLKNRRGSKGIDQNSLTRDFLGMGAGRESQRPFLAQELAKFASLGSAMGLSQFTGNR, encoded by the exons ATGATGTCTGGTGACTCTTTTTCATTACCCTCTGCAATCGGAGCGTTTGCTCAAGAACAAACcacaaaccctaaccctaaacccgaTCCTAATAATCCAGCTgtcaagaagaagagaaatctACCAGGAACACCTG ATCCAGATGCCGAGGTTATAGCTCTTTCACCGAAGACTCTCATGGCAACGAACAGATTCATCTGCGAAATATGCAATAAAGGCTTCCAGAGGGATCAGAATCTACAACTTCACCGAAGGGGTCACAACCTTCCATGGAAGCTCAAGCAAAGGACCAACAAAGAGCTCCGGAAGAAGGTTTATATTTGTCCGGTAAAGGCCTGCGTCCACCACGATCCTTTGAGAGCTCTCGGGGACCTCACCGGCATAAAGAAACATTACAGCAGGAAACATGGcgaaaaaaaatggaagtgtGAGAAGTGTTCCAAGAAATACGCAGTTCAATCAGACTGGAAAGCTCATTCGAAGACCTGTGGAACTAGGGAGTACAAGTGCGACTGTGGAACCCTTTTTTCCAG GAAGGATAGCTTCATCACCCACAGAGCATTTTGTGATGCCTTAGCTGATGAGAGTGCAAGGTTTACTTCACTTTCTGCTACCAATTTGAATTTCAGAAATGATTCACTGAATGAGATTGCGGTAGATCCTCAACGGGGTTTGCCTCATGGATTGTCGGTCAGTGGAGTTCAAGATGGTGGTGGAATGGCCCCCTTTTTCCCGGGGTTTCCACCAAGTTTCAACAGCATGGCCATTGGCAGCTCTCTTGGCATGGATCATCAGAAGCCCAGATTATCACTTTGGCTTAACCAGGCAAATTCTCAGTTTAATCCTAATGAAATGTTGGCTAATCCTCATCTATACGCATCCTCAAGTAATTCTACTGGTTTTCCTGAAATAGTGCAAGCGACGTCGGCCAATCTCTTTGGTTCATCTTCAATGGCAAACTTCGGAAACTTCAGTCAGTTTCAAGGGACGTTTGACAAGAGTGTTCCGAGTTCAGCGAACGCAACACTTTCTTTAACAGCACCAcctcaagaaatgaaagaggaGGGAGGGAACAAAGGAAATTTGGTGGAAACCCTATCCCCACTTTACTCAGATAGCCTAAATAAACAATCAAAGCCGGCTTCACCCTTGTCCGCCACTGCACTTTTGCAGAAGGCAGCGCAGATGGGTTCTACAAGAAGCAACCCATCACTCTTTTGCAGCAGCTTTGGAGTTATGAGTTCCTCTTCTTCCAGCACAACGAGCTTCAATACTCTCAACCAAAACAGAAATGAGCTGCACCAGGTCTTTCAAAATGCAAAGCAGCCAGAGAATTTCACAGAAACTGGTACTGTGCCAATGGCTGATGGAATACTGGGTAGAAGTTCAAATTCGATATCGTTAACAAGTCCATCAAACAGTTTTGAACATCTCATGATGCAAAGTTCTAGTAGTGGAACACAAAATGAGGCAGTTCCATTAAAGAATCGTCGAGGCTCAAAAGGTATTGATCAAAACAGTCTAACTAGAGACTTTCTCGGCATGGGAGCAGGGAGAGAATCTCAACGGCCCTTCTTAGCACAGGAGCTAGCAAAGTTTGCTTCATTGGGCTCAGCTATGGGTCTGAGCCAATTCACTGGCAACCGCTGA